In a single window of the Azospirillum sp. B510 genome:
- the mdcB gene encoding triphosphoribosyl-dephospho-CoA synthase MdcB encodes MIRQGAALSAGPLAATVGRTAVRALYAELALHPKPGLVSPLDSGSHDDMDMGTFLRSLFALRGYFRTIAAAGTEGAGFATLRDLGIAAERRMLAATGGINTHRGAVFGIGFLAAAAGWRMRRGLTLRDDALGATVADLWGAEILAAAPRAPDSHGALAVRRHGARGARQEAAAGFPTLFTIALPALERALAEGADAERALVQTLFTLMAELEDTNLLHRGGPAGLAFVRGEARRFLDRGGVFRTRWRAQALTLHRACVARRLSPGGSADMLAAAHFVHALREGWS; translated from the coding sequence ATGATCCGCCAGGGCGCCGCGCTTTCCGCCGGCCCGCTCGCCGCGACGGTCGGGCGCACGGCGGTCCGCGCCCTGTATGCCGAGCTGGCGCTGCATCCCAAGCCGGGGCTGGTCAGCCCGCTCGACAGCGGCAGCCATGACGACATGGACATGGGCACCTTCCTGCGCAGCCTGTTCGCCCTGCGCGGCTATTTCCGCACCATCGCCGCCGCCGGAACGGAGGGCGCCGGCTTCGCCACGCTGCGCGACCTCGGCATCGCCGCCGAACGGCGGATGCTGGCGGCGACCGGCGGCATCAACACCCATCGCGGCGCGGTGTTCGGCATCGGCTTCCTCGCGGCGGCGGCGGGGTGGCGGATGCGGCGGGGCCTGACGCTGCGGGACGACGCGCTGGGCGCGACCGTCGCCGATCTCTGGGGGGCGGAGATTCTGGCCGCCGCCCCGCGGGCTCCCGACAGCCATGGCGCGCTGGCGGTGCGGCGCCATGGCGCCCGTGGCGCCCGGCAGGAGGCGGCGGCGGGTTTTCCCACCCTGTTCACCATCGCGCTGCCGGCGCTGGAGCGCGCCCTGGCCGAGGGCGCCGATGCGGAGCGGGCGCTGGTGCAGACCCTGTTCACCCTGATGGCGGAGTTGGAGGACACCAACCTGCTGCATCGCGGCGGCCCCGCCGGGTTGGCCTTCGTCCGGGGGGAGGCGCGCCGCTTTCTCGACCGTGGCGGGGTGTTCCGGACACGGTGGCGGGCCCAGGCGCTGACCCTGCACCGGGCCTGCGTCGCCCGCCGCCTGTCGCCCGGCGGCAGCGCCGACATGCTGGCGGCGGCGCATTTCGTCCATGCCCTGCGGGAGGGCTGGTCATGA
- the eno gene encoding phosphopyruvate hydratase, with the protein MSVITEIHAREILDSRGNPTVEVDVALDSGAFGRAAVPSGASTGAHEAVELRDGDKGRYGGKGVLKAVEAVNGEIYDTLAGFEADDQRAIDLAMIELDGTENKGRLGANAILGVSLAVARAAAEDAGLPLYRYVGGAFASLLPVPMMNIINGGAHADNPIDIQEFMIMPVGAETGADAIRMGSEIFQSLKKKLKDAGHNTNVGDEGGFAPNLASTDDALGFVMKAIEAAGYKPGDDVMLAIDAASTEFFKNGKYELAGEGKSLSPEQMVAYWTDLAGRYPIISIEDGMAEDDWEGWKALTDAIGDKVQLVGDDLFVTNPKRLAQGIRQGVANSILVKVNQIGTLSETLEAVDMAHKAGYTAVLSHRSGETEDSTIADLAVATNCGQIKTGSLSRSDRLAKYNQLIRIEEQLGVAARFAGRGILKA; encoded by the coding sequence ATGAGCGTCATCACCGAGATTCACGCCCGCGAAATCCTTGACAGCCGCGGCAACCCGACCGTGGAAGTGGACGTCGCGCTGGACAGCGGCGCCTTCGGCCGCGCCGCGGTGCCGTCGGGCGCCTCCACCGGCGCCCATGAGGCGGTCGAGCTTCGCGACGGCGACAAGGGCCGCTACGGCGGCAAGGGCGTGCTGAAGGCGGTCGAGGCCGTCAACGGCGAGATCTACGACACGCTCGCCGGCTTCGAGGCCGACGACCAGCGCGCCATCGATCTCGCCATGATCGAGCTGGACGGGACCGAGAACAAGGGTCGGCTCGGCGCCAACGCCATCCTTGGCGTTTCGCTGGCGGTCGCCCGCGCCGCCGCCGAGGATGCCGGCCTGCCGCTCTACCGCTATGTCGGCGGCGCCTTCGCCTCGCTGCTGCCGGTGCCGATGATGAACATCATCAACGGCGGCGCCCATGCCGACAACCCGATCGACATCCAGGAATTCATGATCATGCCGGTGGGGGCCGAGACCGGCGCCGACGCCATCCGCATGGGCTCGGAAATCTTCCAGTCGCTGAAGAAGAAGCTGAAGGACGCCGGCCACAACACCAATGTCGGCGACGAGGGCGGCTTCGCCCCCAACCTGGCCTCCACCGACGACGCGCTCGGCTTCGTCATGAAGGCGATCGAGGCCGCCGGCTACAAGCCGGGTGACGACGTGATGCTCGCCATCGACGCCGCCTCCACCGAATTCTTCAAGAACGGCAAGTATGAGCTGGCCGGCGAAGGCAAGTCGCTGTCGCCGGAACAGATGGTCGCCTACTGGACCGATCTGGCCGGGCGCTACCCGATCATCTCGATCGAGGACGGCATGGCCGAGGATGATTGGGAAGGCTGGAAGGCGCTGACCGACGCCATCGGCGACAAGGTGCAGTTGGTCGGCGACGACCTGTTCGTCACCAACCCCAAGCGCCTGGCCCAGGGCATCCGCCAGGGCGTCGCCAACTCGATCCTGGTGAAGGTCAACCAGATCGGCACGCTGTCGGAGACGCTGGAAGCCGTCGACATGGCGCACAAGGCCGGCTACACCGCCGTCCTGTCGCACCGCTCGGGCGAAACCGAGGACAGCACCATCGCCGACCTCGCCGTCGCCACCAACTGCGGCCAGATCAAGACCGGCTCGCTCAGCCGCTCCGACCGCCTCGCCAAGTACAACCAGCTGATCCGCATCGAGGAGCAGCTCGGCGTCGCCGCCCGCTTCGCCGGACGCGGCATTCTCAAGGCCTGA
- a CDS encoding ACP S-malonyltransferase, whose protein sequence is MSLGILCSGQGGQGPDMLDPLRREPAAQAVLDRATKVMGRDPRTLVAGPEAEMRRNALAQPLLCAVQAAVWAALRPLLPAPRAVAGYSLGELSAYHVAGALDVEELLRLAIRRAEAMDRADPEPGGLLAVRGLDRARLEAVCRDFDTDIALGIAIENGADRMVIGGHRTALAAVERAVLALGASTTALPVTVASHTRLMAPAAVEFGPVLAASGLAAPSLPVLAGIDGTPVYTRERAVTALTRQMTETVAWAACLDGLLEMGCTVLLETGPGNALARMAAERHPGLAVRALADFRSPSGAAAWVERQLG, encoded by the coding sequence ATGAGCCTGGGCATTCTCTGTTCCGGCCAGGGCGGGCAGGGACCGGACATGCTGGACCCGCTGCGGCGGGAGCCGGCGGCGCAGGCGGTGCTGGACCGGGCCACCAAGGTCATGGGGCGGGACCCGCGCACCCTGGTCGCCGGGCCGGAGGCGGAGATGCGGCGCAACGCCCTCGCCCAGCCGCTGCTCTGCGCCGTCCAGGCGGCGGTCTGGGCGGCGTTGCGCCCGTTGCTGCCGGCGCCGCGGGCGGTGGCCGGCTACAGCCTGGGGGAGCTGTCGGCCTACCATGTCGCCGGCGCGCTCGACGTGGAGGAGCTCTTGCGGCTGGCCATCCGCCGGGCCGAGGCGATGGACCGCGCCGACCCCGAGCCGGGCGGGCTGCTGGCCGTGCGCGGGCTGGACCGGGCACGGCTGGAGGCGGTCTGCCGCGACTTCGATACCGATATCGCCCTTGGCATCGCCATCGAGAATGGCGCCGACCGCATGGTGATCGGCGGTCACCGGACGGCGCTGGCGGCGGTGGAGCGGGCGGTGCTGGCGCTCGGCGCCTCGACCACCGCTTTGCCGGTCACGGTCGCCTCGCACACCCGGCTGATGGCGCCCGCCGCCGTGGAGTTCGGCCCGGTCCTGGCGGCGAGCGGGCTTGCGGCTCCATCCCTGCCGGTGCTGGCCGGCATCGATGGCACCCCGGTCTACACGCGCGAACGCGCGGTGACGGCGCTGACCCGCCAGATGACGGAGACGGTCGCCTGGGCCGCCTGCCTGGACGGGCTGCTGGAAATGGGCTGCACCGTCCTGCTGGAGACCGGCCCCGGCAACGCCCTGGCCCGCATGGCGGCGGAGCGACACCCCGGCCTCGCCGTTCGCGCCCTGGCCGATTTCCGCAGCCCGTCGGGTGCCGCCGCCTGGGTGGAGCGGCAGCTCGGGTGA
- a CDS encoding formate/nitrite transporter family protein, giving the protein MNMDSKDVGWSQPTPQTLDALMPDAIALAAENLGVKKAHYDTPTLFALAVLAGAFIALGGLFATVTMSGAEGMLPYGLTRLLGGLVFSMGLILVIIGGAQLFTGDALMVMAWASGRLHAREMMRVWTTVWIGNFVGAAGTALLVFLSGQYTFGHGAVGASALYFAVAKSSLPTTQAFFLAILCNVLVCLAVWLALGARSVGDKILAITFPVAAFVAAGFEHCVANMYFVPLGLLIEWGAPDSFWHDLGRAAPVIPVGQYLVNLVAVTLGNWIGGAVMVGAVYWFIYRRPKLR; this is encoded by the coding sequence ATGAACATGGACAGCAAGGATGTGGGCTGGAGCCAGCCGACGCCGCAGACTCTCGACGCGTTGATGCCCGATGCCATCGCGCTTGCCGCCGAGAATCTCGGTGTCAAGAAGGCCCATTACGACACCCCCACCCTGTTCGCCCTGGCGGTCCTGGCCGGCGCCTTCATCGCGCTGGGCGGGCTGTTCGCCACCGTCACCATGTCGGGCGCCGAAGGCATGCTGCCCTACGGCCTGACCCGGCTGCTGGGCGGGCTGGTCTTTTCGATGGGGCTGATCCTGGTCATCATCGGCGGCGCGCAGCTCTTCACCGGCGACGCGCTGATGGTGATGGCCTGGGCCAGCGGCCGGCTGCATGCCCGCGAGATGATGCGGGTGTGGACCACGGTGTGGATCGGCAATTTCGTCGGCGCCGCCGGCACAGCGCTGCTGGTCTTCCTCTCCGGCCAATACACCTTCGGCCATGGCGCGGTCGGCGCCTCGGCGCTGTATTTCGCGGTGGCGAAAAGCTCGCTGCCGACGACCCAGGCCTTCTTCCTGGCCATCCTGTGCAATGTGCTGGTCTGCCTCGCCGTCTGGCTGGCGCTCGGCGCGCGCAGCGTCGGCGACAAGATCCTGGCGATCACCTTCCCGGTCGCCGCCTTCGTCGCCGCCGGCTTCGAGCACTGCGTCGCCAACATGTATTTCGTCCCGCTCGGCCTGCTGATCGAATGGGGCGCGCCGGACAGCTTCTGGCACGACCTCGGCCGCGCGGCACCCGTCATCCCGGTCGGCCAGTATCTGGTCAACCTCGTCGCCGTCACGCTCGGCAATTGGATCGGCGGGGCGGTGATGGTGGGCGCCGTCTACTGGTTCATCTACCGGCGCCCCAAGCTGCGCTGA
- the mdcE gene encoding biotin-independent malonate decarboxylase subunit gamma: protein MDLTTLLDRLFPDGHGIAVDGVHFDGCGRVSGTDVAVIGTLDNTPIGIELAFRMAGAVLEVVRRHPGRPILLLVDTQGQRLSHRDELLGINGYMAHLAKCIDLARRNGHRVLGLVHGQAVSGGFLATSLFADRCYALPDAEIRVMNLPAMSRVTKIPLERLTELSASSPVFAPGVENYRRMGAITALWEGDLAARLAEALAEPTDGDPRRALGEERGGRRLARQVADRVRRDAV, encoded by the coding sequence ATGGATTTGACCACTCTTCTTGACCGGCTGTTCCCGGACGGGCACGGCATCGCTGTGGATGGCGTCCATTTCGACGGCTGCGGCCGGGTTTCCGGCACCGACGTGGCGGTGATCGGCACCCTCGACAACACGCCGATCGGCATCGAACTGGCCTTCCGCATGGCCGGCGCGGTGCTGGAGGTGGTGCGCCGCCATCCCGGCCGTCCGATCCTGCTGCTGGTCGACACCCAGGGCCAGCGGCTGAGCCATCGCGACGAGCTGCTGGGCATCAACGGCTATATGGCGCATCTGGCCAAATGCATCGATCTGGCCCGGCGCAACGGCCACCGGGTGCTGGGGCTGGTCCATGGGCAGGCGGTCAGCGGCGGCTTCCTCGCCACCAGCCTGTTCGCCGACCGCTGCTACGCCCTGCCCGACGCCGAGATCCGGGTGATGAACCTGCCGGCGATGTCCCGCGTCACCAAGATCCCGCTGGAGCGGCTGACGGAGCTGAGCGCCTCCTCCCCGGTCTTCGCGCCGGGTGTGGAGAATTACCGCCGGATGGGCGCCATCACCGCCTTGTGGGAGGGCGATCTCGCCGCCCGCCTTGCCGAGGCGCTGGCGGAGCCGACCGACGGCGATCCGCGCCGGGCGCTCGGCGAGGAGCGCGGCGGGCGGCGGTTGGCCCGCCAGGTGGCCGACCGGGTGCGGCGGGATGCCGTCTGA
- the madL gene encoding malonate transporter subunit MadL: MVIFGTALLAACYLLGVLLGDILGSLIGVKANVGGVGIAMMLLMAAQYHMRKRGLLRPETERGITFWAMMYIPVVVAMAATQNVIVAVKGGPIALLAALGSVALCACVISLINRAIQRTGAAAAWQAGRQAGTAGADLE; the protein is encoded by the coding sequence ATGGTGATCTTCGGCACCGCCCTGCTGGCGGCCTGCTATCTGCTGGGCGTCCTGCTCGGCGACATCCTGGGATCGCTGATCGGGGTCAAGGCCAATGTCGGCGGCGTCGGCATCGCCATGATGCTGCTGATGGCCGCCCAGTACCACATGCGCAAGCGCGGGCTGCTGCGGCCGGAGACCGAGAGGGGCATCACCTTCTGGGCGATGATGTATATCCCGGTGGTGGTCGCCATGGCCGCCACCCAGAATGTCATCGTCGCCGTCAAGGGCGGTCCGATCGCCCTGCTGGCCGCTCTCGGCTCGGTCGCGTTGTGCGCCTGCGTCATCTCGCTGATCAACCGCGCGATCCAGCGCACCGGTGCGGCCGCCGCCTGGCAAGCCGGCCGGCAGGCCGGCACCGCCGGCGCCGATCTCGAATAA
- the mdcG gene encoding malonate decarboxylase holo-[acyl-carrier-protein] synthase, with protein sequence MAGWPRHGWVRLGEGWAAGLRCPPDEAGLDEVGLDKAGLDKAARAEVGDWCRAGRPLVIARGRPGDGVGALRLGLATPDKRRIGLHVGTDAVAERRPPLPLAETAGSAPEGWRPMLGDLARRALDLDAPAAVYGSLAWQHQTGLRYVRPDSDIDLLFTPSGRRSLERVLALLAEAGDGTPRLDGEILLPDGAAVAWRELAGRPARLLVKGPAAVELRDLSAVLALFEREEAA encoded by the coding sequence ATGGCCGGCTGGCCGCGCCATGGCTGGGTCCGTCTGGGAGAGGGCTGGGCGGCTGGCCTGCGCTGCCCGCCGGACGAGGCTGGGCTGGACGAGGTTGGGCTGGACAAGGCTGGGCTGGACAAGGCGGCGCGGGCGGAGGTCGGGGACTGGTGCCGGGCCGGGCGGCCTTTGGTGATCGCGCGCGGCCGGCCCGGCGACGGGGTGGGCGCGCTTCGGCTGGGGCTGGCCACGCCCGACAAGCGGCGCATCGGCCTGCATGTCGGTACCGACGCCGTGGCCGAGCGCCGGCCGCCGCTGCCGCTCGCCGAGACGGCCGGGTCGGCGCCGGAGGGGTGGCGGCCGATGCTGGGCGATCTGGCGCGGCGGGCGCTGGATCTGGATGCTCCGGCGGCGGTCTATGGCTCGCTGGCATGGCAGCACCAAACCGGCCTGCGCTATGTCCGCCCGGACTCCGATATCGACCTGCTGTTCACCCCATCCGGCCGGCGGTCATTGGAGCGGGTGCTGGCGCTGTTGGCGGAGGCCGGTGACGGGACGCCGCGCCTGGACGGCGAGATCCTGCTGCCGGACGGGGCGGCGGTCGCGTGGCGGGAATTGGCCGGGCGGCCCGCCCGCCTGCTGGTGAAGGGCCCGGCGGCAGTGGAATTGCGCGATCTTTCGGCGGTGCTGGCGCTGTTCGAGCGCGAGGAGGCCGCATGA
- the mdcC gene encoding malonate decarboxylase acyl carrier protein encodes METLTFEYRGGRPLNTGPALSPPPSVLVGVVGSGNLEVLVEAAPLGGLCRIEIQTAAVGFGATWRAVMDDVFARHPLADVRISINDVGATPAVVGLRLDQALDAFAGGAQP; translated from the coding sequence ATGGAAACCCTGACTTTCGAATATCGCGGCGGCCGGCCTCTCAACACTGGGCCCGCGCTGTCCCCACCCCCCTCGGTGCTGGTCGGCGTCGTCGGGTCCGGCAATCTGGAGGTGCTGGTCGAAGCCGCACCGCTCGGCGGCCTCTGCCGCATCGAGATCCAGACGGCGGCGGTCGGCTTCGGCGCGACGTGGCGGGCGGTGATGGACGACGTCTTCGCCCGCCATCCGCTGGCCGATGTCCGCATCTCCATCAACGATGTCGGCGCCACGCCGGCCGTGGTCGGCCTGCGGCTGGACCAGGCGCTGGACGCCTTCGCCGGGGGAGCCCAACCATGA
- a CDS encoding GntR family transcriptional regulator produces MDAIQPAEPPERDVTDDGKSLLSDVIRVALADEIATGRLKPGTPLDEQQIGQRFGASRTPVREALRQLATTGMVEVRPRRGVVVATMTAERIMDMFETTAEMEAMCVRLATYRITPMERSRLQTMHESSAEMVRGGDLGAYDDFNRRFHEAIYQATHNHFMAEQAVGIRARLAAFRRTQLRHGNRLETSHAEHGAILDAMARGDGGEAARRMRAHMLNASCALTRYIQDLDLP; encoded by the coding sequence ATGGATGCCATTCAGCCAGCGGAACCCCCTGAGCGGGACGTGACCGACGACGGTAAGAGCCTGCTGTCCGACGTGATCCGGGTCGCCCTGGCCGACGAGATCGCGACCGGCCGGCTGAAGCCGGGCACGCCGCTCGACGAACAGCAGATCGGCCAGCGCTTCGGCGCCTCGCGCACCCCGGTGCGCGAGGCGCTGCGCCAGCTCGCCACCACCGGCATGGTGGAGGTGCGGCCGCGCCGCGGCGTGGTCGTCGCCACCATGACGGCCGAGCGCATCATGGACATGTTCGAAACCACGGCGGAGATGGAGGCGATGTGCGTCCGTCTCGCCACCTACCGCATCACGCCGATGGAACGCAGCCGGTTGCAGACCATGCACGAGTCCTCGGCGGAGATGGTGCGGGGCGGCGATCTCGGCGCCTATGACGATTTCAACCGCCGCTTCCACGAGGCGATCTATCAGGCCACCCACAACCACTTCATGGCGGAGCAGGCGGTCGGCATCCGCGCCCGCCTCGCCGCCTTCCGCCGCACCCAGCTCCGCCATGGCAACCGGCTGGAGACCTCGCACGCCGAACATGGCGCCATCCTCGACGCCATGGCGCGCGGCGATGGCGGGGAGGCCGCCCGCCGCATGCGCGCCCACATGCTGAACGCCAGCTGCGCGCTGACCCGCTACATCCAGGACCTCGATTTGCCCTGA
- the mdcA gene encoding malonate decarboxylase subunit alpha → MKEADTMRDWNLRGRNRDARLARAAGLTEGKRVAAANASALLEAVLEPEDRVCLEGNNQKQADFLARSLASVDPARVNGLHMVQSVLALPEHLDVFERGIASKLDFSFSGPQGARLARMVADGRIAIGAIHTYLELFGRYFVDLTPRVSLVAAQAADAAGNLYTGPNTEDTPVIVEATAFKRGIVIAQVNELVETVPRVDIPGGWVDFVIQSPTPHYIEPLFTRDPAQISEIQVLMAMMAIKGIYAEYGIQRLNHGIGFDTAAIELLLPTYAESLGLKGRICRHWALNPHPALIPAIEAGFVESVHSFGSELGMEAYIRERPDVFFTGSDGNMRSNRAMCQAAGHYACDLFIGSTLQIDLAGNSSTATLGRIAGFGGAPNMGADARGRRHASPAWLKAGREAREGGGQMPRGQKLVVQMVETFREHMQPAFVERLDAWELAESAGMELPPVMIYGEDVTHILTEEGIANLLLCRTAEEREQAIRGVAGYTPVGRGRDRRMVENLRDRGVIRRPEDLGIDKRLATRDLLAARSIKDLVRASGGLYDPPKRFRNW, encoded by the coding sequence ATGAAGGAAGCTGACACCATGCGCGACTGGAACCTGCGGGGGCGCAACCGCGACGCCCGGCTGGCCCGCGCCGCCGGGCTGACCGAAGGAAAGCGTGTCGCCGCCGCCAACGCGAGCGCCCTGCTCGAAGCGGTGCTGGAGCCGGAGGACCGCGTCTGCCTGGAGGGCAACAACCAGAAGCAGGCCGATTTCCTCGCCCGCAGCCTGGCCTCGGTCGATCCGGCGCGGGTGAACGGCCTGCACATGGTGCAGTCGGTGCTGGCCCTGCCGGAGCATCTCGACGTTTTCGAACGCGGCATCGCGTCGAAGCTCGACTTCTCCTTCTCCGGCCCGCAGGGGGCGCGGCTGGCGCGCATGGTGGCGGACGGGCGGATCGCCATCGGCGCCATCCACACCTATCTGGAGCTGTTCGGCCGCTATTTCGTCGATCTGACGCCGCGCGTCAGCCTCGTCGCCGCCCAGGCGGCGGACGCCGCCGGCAACCTCTACACCGGTCCCAACACCGAGGACACGCCGGTCATCGTCGAGGCGACCGCCTTCAAGCGCGGCATCGTCATCGCCCAAGTCAACGAGCTGGTGGAGACGGTTCCGCGCGTCGACATCCCCGGCGGCTGGGTCGATTTCGTCATCCAGAGCCCGACGCCGCACTATATCGAGCCGCTGTTCACCCGCGATCCGGCGCAGATCTCGGAAATCCAGGTGCTGATGGCGATGATGGCCATCAAGGGCATCTATGCCGAATACGGCATCCAGCGGCTGAACCACGGCATCGGTTTCGACACCGCCGCCATCGAGCTGCTGCTGCCGACCTATGCGGAGTCGCTGGGGCTGAAGGGGAGGATCTGCCGGCATTGGGCGCTGAACCCGCACCCGGCGCTGATCCCCGCCATCGAGGCCGGCTTCGTCGAAAGCGTCCATTCCTTCGGCTCGGAGCTGGGGATGGAGGCCTATATCCGCGAACGGCCGGACGTGTTCTTCACCGGGTCCGACGGCAACATGCGGTCCAACCGGGCGATGTGCCAGGCCGCCGGCCACTATGCCTGCGACCTGTTCATCGGCTCGACCTTGCAGATCGACCTCGCCGGCAACAGCTCCACCGCCACGCTGGGACGCATCGCCGGCTTCGGCGGCGCGCCCAACATGGGGGCCGACGCCCGCGGACGCCGCCATGCCAGCCCGGCCTGGCTGAAGGCCGGACGGGAGGCGCGCGAGGGCGGCGGGCAGATGCCGCGCGGCCAGAAGCTGGTCGTCCAGATGGTCGAGACCTTCCGCGAGCACATGCAGCCGGCCTTCGTCGAGCGGCTCGACGCCTGGGAATTGGCGGAGAGCGCCGGCATGGAGCTGCCGCCGGTGATGATCTATGGCGAGGACGTCACCCACATCCTGACGGAGGAGGGCATCGCCAACCTGCTGCTCTGCCGGACGGCGGAGGAGCGGGAACAGGCGATCCGCGGCGTCGCCGGCTATACCCCGGTCGGGCGCGGGCGCGACCGCCGCATGGTGGAGAACCTCCGCGACCGTGGCGTCATCCGCCGTCCGGAGGATCTGGGCATCGACAAGCGGCTGGCGACCCGCGACCTGCTGGCCGCGCGGTCGATCAAGGATCTGGTGCGCGCATCGGGCGGCCTGTACGACCCGCCCAAGCGCTTCCGCAACTGGTGA
- a CDS encoding biotin-independent malonate decarboxylase subunit beta, giving the protein MSRSYYEDSARGRLAGLLDAGSFAEILPPTERVVSPHLRQLDTPAAFDDGIIVGEGRLAGRRVLVAAQEGGFMGGAVGEVHGAKLTGLLERALDSRPDGVLLLVESGGVRLHEANAGLIAVSEVMRAVLAVRAAGIPVIVLDGGTFGCFGGMGIVSRLCDAVVMSEEGRLGLSGPEVIETTMGVEEFDSRDRALVWRTVGGKHRYLLGEAATLVEDDVAAFRAEALALLDSKPDLSLAALEAEHAAFGRRLERFGDCRDALDIWERLGVEEPERLPLLDTAGFLATVRDRRA; this is encoded by the coding sequence ATGAGCCGCAGCTATTACGAGGACAGCGCCCGTGGCCGTCTCGCCGGGCTGCTCGACGCCGGAAGCTTCGCCGAGATCCTGCCGCCGACCGAACGGGTGGTCAGCCCGCATCTGCGCCAGCTCGACACGCCGGCCGCCTTCGACGACGGCATCATCGTCGGCGAGGGGCGGCTGGCGGGGCGCCGGGTGCTGGTCGCCGCCCAGGAAGGCGGCTTCATGGGCGGTGCCGTCGGCGAGGTGCATGGCGCCAAGCTGACCGGCCTGCTGGAACGCGCGCTCGACAGCCGTCCGGACGGCGTGCTGCTGCTGGTCGAATCCGGCGGTGTCCGGCTGCATGAGGCCAATGCCGGGCTGATCGCGGTGTCGGAGGTGATGCGCGCGGTGCTGGCGGTGCGGGCGGCCGGCATCCCGGTGATCGTGCTGGACGGCGGCACCTTCGGCTGTTTCGGCGGCATGGGCATCGTGTCGCGCCTGTGCGACGCGGTGGTGATGAGCGAGGAGGGCCGCCTCGGCCTGTCCGGCCCCGAGGTGATCGAGACCACCATGGGGGTGGAGGAGTTCGACAGCCGCGACCGCGCCCTGGTCTGGCGCACCGTCGGCGGCAAGCACCGCTATCTGTTGGGCGAGGCGGCGACGCTGGTCGAGGATGATGTCGCCGCCTTCCGCGCCGAGGCATTGGCCCTGCTGGACAGCAAGCCCGACCTGTCGCTGGCGGCGCTGGAGGCGGAGCATGCGGCGTTCGGCCGCCGGCTGGAGCGGTTCGGCGATTGCCGCGACGCGCTCGACATCTGGGAGCGGCTGGGGGTGGAGGAGCCGGAACGGCTGCCGCTCCTCGACACCGCCGGCTTCCTCGCCACCGTCCGCGACCGGAGGGCCTGA
- the madM gene encoding malonate transporter subunit MadM produces the protein MLEKFMHEIADNQLVAAFAIVGIIVWLSNFLARRLTGGRVHGSAIAVLAGLALAYWGGLVTGKTKGLADLTLFSGLALMGGAMMRDFCIVATASEVQIDEARKAGWLGFIALFLGTVLPFIVGVAVAMAFGYTDPVALTTIGAGAITYIVGPVTGAAIGASSDVIALSIATGVVKAILVMIFTPVLAGFMRLDNPQAAMVFGGLAGTVSGVSAGLAATDRRLVPYGALVATFHTGLGCLMGPSVLFLAIKAVAG, from the coding sequence ATGCTCGAAAAATTCATGCATGAGATCGCGGACAACCAGCTGGTCGCCGCCTTCGCCATCGTCGGCATCATCGTCTGGCTCTCCAATTTCCTGGCCCGCCGCCTGACCGGCGGCCGGGTGCACGGTTCCGCCATCGCGGTGCTGGCCGGGCTGGCGCTCGCCTATTGGGGCGGGCTGGTCACCGGCAAGACCAAGGGCCTGGCCGACCTGACCCTGTTCAGCGGGCTGGCGCTGATGGGGGGCGCGATGATGCGCGACTTCTGCATCGTCGCCACCGCCAGCGAGGTGCAGATCGACGAGGCGCGCAAGGCCGGCTGGCTCGGCTTCATCGCCCTGTTCCTCGGCACCGTGCTGCCCTTCATCGTCGGCGTCGCCGTCGCCATGGCCTTCGGCTACACCGACCCGGTGGCGCTGACCACCATCGGCGCCGGCGCCATCACCTACATCGTCGGCCCGGTGACCGGGGCGGCCATCGGCGCCAGCTCCGACGTCATCGCGCTCAGCATCGCCACCGGCGTGGTCAAGGCGATCCTGGTGATGATCTTCACGCCGGTCCTGGCCGGCTTCATGCGGCTGGACAACCCGCAGGCGGCGATGGTGTTCGGCGGATTGGCCGGCACGGTCAGCGGCGTCAGCGCCGGGCTGGCGGCGACCGACCGGCGGCTGGTGCCCTATGGCGCGCTGGTCGCCACCTTCCACACCGGCCTGGGCTGCCTGATGGGGCCGTCCGTGCTGTTCCTGGCGATCAAGGCGGTCGCCGGCTGA